One segment of Cydia splendana chromosome 22, ilCydSple1.2, whole genome shotgun sequence DNA contains the following:
- the LOC134801548 gene encoding uncharacterized protein LOC134801548: MAEFITPYEDDGLFQETDGVTDLHAYYMSQFNLEIESNKRKSDNFKYGNEESFDFEVLDWNNGTTPNTDFEIIDEVINKNIKEHNIKEVLLDLDSIEFDDNSFKSESYSETRTENNFYEGNNDYIDDESLIDELCREDGENSNSGFKEEYLATPTEPNQLPSIETAFAKRYCNYNVEDVPHKQYYSQKNETIVNSNNNTSVVNSLEQYSYPNNILYNLDSDKTYILPDTPTSCTEFNFERHGRKVSVSESIESDVQSSTYYDENSELLDEDELFVNLDDFGLNLERENEEVNVENKYNYSTERRTAKEKSQGERVCLWEHCYERYPNQNTLVEHIERAHVNTYKGDEFSCLWRECARARRPFNARYKLLIHMRVHSGHKPNRCHHPGCGKAFSRLENLKIHVRSHTGERPYACPAPHCRKAFSNSSDRAKHQRTHFNARPYACGAAGCGKRYTDPSSLRKHVKSHPHITSVPRTCLPPRPRRIEQEQMVPSSPAKLATLRCIRDKLTVPRLQRL, from the exons ATGGCTGAATTCATCACACCTTACGAAGACGACGGCCTGTTCCAAGAGACAGATGGCGTCACAGACCTACACGCTTATTACATGTCGCAATTCAATTTAGAAATAGAAAGTAATAAGAGGAagagcgataacttcaaatatggAAATGAAGAGAGCTTCGATTTTGAAGTCCTCGATTGGAACAATGGAACCACTCCCAACACTGACTTTGAAATAATAGATGAAGTAATTAATAAGAATATCAAGGAACATAATATAAAAGAGGTGCTCTTAGATCTAGACAGCATCGAGTTTGATGACAATAGTTTTAAAAGCGAATCTTATAGCGAAACAAGAACTGAAAATAACTtttacgaaggaaataatgacTACATAGATGACGAATCGTTAATTGATGAGCTTTGTCGAGAAGATGGTGAAAATTCGAACTCCGGTTTCAAAGAAGAATATCTTGCTACTCCAACAGAACCTAACCAATTACCTTCTATAGAAACTGCTTTTGCAAAACGTTATTGCAATTATAACGTAGAAGACGTACCACATAAACAGTACTATAGCCAAAAAAATGAAACCATTgtaaatagtaataataatacaagTGTGGTTAACAGTTTAGAACAATACAGTTATCCAAACAacattttgtataatttagatAGCGATAAAACCTACATTTTACCAGATACACCGACAAGTTGTACGGAATTCAATTTTGAAAGACATGGAAGAAAAGTTTCAGTGTCAGAATCGATCGAGAGCGACGTGCAGAGTTCAACTTACTACGATGAAAACTCAGAATTGTTAGACGAAGATGAACTTTTTGTTAACTTGGATGATTTTGGTTTGAATCTTGAGAGGGAGAATGAAGAAGTTAATGTTGAAAATAAGTACAACTACTCAACTGAAAGAAGAACAGCCAAGGAGAAATCACAag GAGAACGAGTGTGCTTATGGGAGCATTGCTACGAGAGGTATCCGAACCAGAATACTTTGGTGGAACACATTGAAAGAGCTCATGTTAATACATACAAAG GTGACGAATTCAGCTGCCTGTGGCGCGAGTGTGCACGCGCACGGCGCCCGTTCAACGCGCGCTACAAGCTACTCATACACATGCGGGTTCATTCCGGACATAAGCCTAATCGCTGTCAT CACCCAGGTTGCGGCAAAGCGTTCTCCCGTCTAGAGAACCTCAAGATCCACGTGAGATCGCACACGGGGGAGCGCCCGTACGCCTGCCCAGCGCCACATTGTCGGAAGGCGTTCTCCAACTCCTCGGACCGGGCTAAGCATCAGAGGACGCATTTTAATGCT AGACCCTACGCCTGCGGAGCAGCCGGCTGCGGCAAGCGATACACCGACCCCTCCTCCCTCCGCAAACACGTCAAGTCCCACCCCCACATCACCAGCGTGCCCAGGACCTGTCTACCACCGCGACCTCGCCGGATAGAGCAGGAACAGATGGTGCCGAGCTCGCCAGCAAAGCTAGCGACGCTAAGGTGCATCAGGGATAAATTGACTGTACCTAGACTACAAAGATTATAA
- the LOC134801623 gene encoding vitellogenin-like: MKLLVLAALVAVVASGRHGLANQNNEGPWQTGKLYSYEVLSSTLARLEEGASTGGAFRARFTVRARAPGRLQARLEQPQHAQIHQDLPNTWALPADLKYQDVDNLNQIFEIYLDGGRVKSLKLPTSVSLQNENLLKGLISALQLDLSAHRIQHSVHDHLDQQTQQGLYRKMETDVTGDCETLYAILPVAAEWRRELPNFSDLKEDPFEVTKSRDYRHCHHRVAYHFGVPHGVQWTGTPEKPQDEQFMKQKMFTRILVGKQGPIYQSETTSTVHVNPHLYGKQKAEVRSKVVLTLVKYEQDNEAEWQVPEGRVIKNLLYAMNSKQVTIQDSSSSESSSSESHEHQHRHLHNHESQQNEDSEGVDNLNRVRRSLRHKKHVTVNKVIIKRSDEDKSWDSDSTSAYVNDDVPNINEPAYAALYMSPLPRVDKKQNPMNAQKLIQEIAQLLQNPNNMPKSDFLSKFNILVRVIAAMSSEQLSQTSRSIEVAKSSNNILKSDMWMIYRDAVAQAGTLPAFQQIKSWIVNKKIQGEEAAQVIASLPATLRYPTKDVMIQFFKLAMSDEVKEQKYLNTTTLIAATRLINHAQVNNETAHKYYPTHMYGRLANKYDNFVLEEILPRLSQELQQAITNNDNHKAQVYIKAIGTLGHRSILDVFAPYLEGKVPVSTYLRAQMVLNLDVLAHERDHFVRAALYSILRNTAEPYEVRVSAILNIFMTRPTVAMMQAMAEMTHKDPSLYVRAALKEGIQSAAELKDPRYLTLARTAQAAKPSLTKDDFGSLNLAKKFGEYFGREESGMMNVMSSVSSEESLFPKTWKYSWKSRAYGYPRMNTIAASFSNYRQFIDLLVRKMTTERQTAPQSAEHKYSAEKIAEMLNIKHDSQKPLLASFFIDFMNQQRYFSLTQEDMDRLPTLLGEFLSNLNKGYDIHYTKVFNQAQVSIMFPLASGMPFIYKYKEPTVVHIQAKSKGQINIPSIRNREYSMKQDNEIQFTYAKNIEGSVGFLNTLDGHFVSAGIVTKHQVNAAAKVQMEAKPGEVKMRLEPLRPEQDTTIAYFSVWPYTANQKKDSLTPLSLDPTTKVIMRRNKVMSVDYKFGQSTGTQFQLQGYSYSNDYRNFGTMMQGQDLLSNIIFALNQRDVAMTHLNFRYIGKQSQTKAIAITVAYDTLYNQKEPEVPIVASEIEDVTPISATRRQEIVKRAVAGIKYARAQIIDLSATFEGPQKAEYMLTAAVGDSKVDPKIRYAFFAARNSAKYGNNQINSVGKLNKPVASALNFVEALQKELKASFEVDFNLGQKNGNIQIKGSAERTKKATEEIQQSPWAKQSVQEIARNNYYQEASRMMIEMAYAPTHVQASVSYKDLSPSVINMTYQAYKALTTYGYWYSDINIMKKSAEGKLDFDAEAFYLDNYLNLNMISRYGHLKMNNVPIPKTSAAALSFYEPVNAYERVLNRLTRQQYLPYCSVDGSKIRTFSNRSYDYTLTSSWHVVVQDNAKYAGQQGVSNEQLVILARRPEEKEQEIYVSYKSDTGNHLEMEVQPAASLNLKEGLKVTTNAKKVSDGDFTMYWDEAIDAPLLYYYNTDGAWMFVIGDDRLRGIYDGQRLVIWASKNRNTIRGVCGYMSGEPRDDYLTQYGIVDKPELYAAAFALNTENADSHTQQLSNQVREQAYKPLYHFTSILRSDDKWRQEMESSDEDRSNIVYRARSFQKQQGPCHMEKQVQYYQTDKEICISTVQVPACEKHCRGLNYQVRPVQVVCRPATDPQFQNYRNQIQRGENPQVSGQQQAAQYRVPSSCQA; encoded by the exons ATGAAACTATTGGTTTTGGCGGCCCTTGTCG cgGTCGTCGCGTCAGGTCGACATGGCTTAGCCAATCAGAACAACGAAGGCCCCTGGCAGACCGGGAAGCTGTACAGCTACGAGGTTCTCTCTAGCACCCTCGCGCGCCTCGAGGAGGGCGCCAGCACCGGCGGCGCCTTCCGCGCCCGCTTCACCGTCCGCGCGCGCGCCCCCGGCCGCCTCCAGGCCCGCCTCGAGCAACCCCAGCACGCCCAGATCCACCAGGATCTCCCCAACACCTGGGCTCTCCCTGCCGACCTCAAATACCAGGACGTTGACAACCTTAACCAAATCTTCGAGATCTATCTCGATGGTGGCCGTGTCAAGTCACTAAAACTCCCAACCTCTGTCTCCCTTCAAAATGAGAATCTGCTCAAAGGTCTCATCAGCGCCCTTCAACTAGACTTATCTGCTCATAGGATCCAGCATTCCGTGCATGATCATCTTGACCAACAAACTCAGCAGGGCCTGTACAGGAAGATGGAGACTGACGTCACCGGTGACTGCGAAACATTGTACGCCATCCTGCCTGTCGCTGCCGAATGGCGCCGAGAACTCCCCAACTTTTCCGATCTCAAGGAAGATCCTTTCGAAGTCACCAAGAGCAGGGACTACAGACACTGCCACCACAGAGTCGCGTACCACTTTGGAGTGCCCCATGGAGTCCAGTGGACCGGAACTCCGGAGAAACCTCAAGACGAGCAGTTCATGAAGCAGAAAATGTTCACTCGCATCCTCGTCGGCAAGCAGGGTCCTATTTATCAGTCTGAGACCACCAGCACAGTTCACGTTAACCCCCATCTTTACGGCAAGCAGAAGGCTGAGGTACGCAGCAAGGTTGTGCTGACTTTAGTCAAGTACGAACAGGACAATGAAGCCGAATGGCAGGTACCTGAAGGGCGCGTCATCAAGAACCTCCTGTACGCAATGAACTCCAAGCAAGTCACTATCCAGGACTCATCGTCTTCCGAATCATCGTCATCGGAATCTCACGAGCACCAGCACCGTCACCTCCACAACCATGAAAGCCAACAGAATGAGGATAGCGAAGGAGTAGACAACCTGAACAGAGTACGCCGTTCCTTGAGGCACAAGAAACACGTGACCGTCAACAAGGTGATCATCAAGCGCAGCGATGAAGACAAGTCCTGGGACTCTGACTCGACGTCAGCGTACGTCAACGATGACGTGCCTAACATCAACGAGCCCGCCTACGCTGCCCTGTACATGAGCCCCCTGCCCCGGGTGGACAAGAAGCAGAACCCGATGAACGCCCAGAAGCTCATCCAAGAAATCGCGCAGCTACTTCAGAACCCTAATAACATGCCCAAGAGCGACTTCCTCTCCAAGTTCAACATCTTGGTGCGCGTCATTGCCGCCATGAGCTCGGAACAACTCAGCCAGACAAGTCGCAGCATTGAAGTTGCCAAGTCTTCCAACAACATCCTGAAGTCTGACATGTGGATGATCTACCGCGATGCTGTAGCCCAAGCGGGCACCTTACCGGCCTTCCAGCAGATCAAATCCTGGATCGTGAATAAGAAGATCCAAGGAGAGGAGGCTGCTCAGGTCATCGCTTCCCTTCCCGCTACTCTGCGTTACCCAACTAAGGACGTCATGATTCAGTTCTTCAAGCTGGCCATGAGTGATGAGGTTAAGGAGCAGAAGTACTTGAACACCACCACTCTGATCGCCGCCACCAGACTTATCAACCACGCCCAAGTAAACAACGAGACCGCACACAAATACTATCCCACTCACATGTACGGCCGTCTCGCCAACAAGTACGACAACTTCGTCCTCGAGGAGATCCTGCCGCGTCTGAGCCAAGAGCTGCAGCAAGCGATCACAAACAACGATAACCACAAAGCTCAGGTCTACATTAAGGCCATTGGCACTCTCGGCCACCGTAGCATCTTGGATGTCTTTGCTCCGTACTTGGAAGGCAAGGTCCCAGTGTCGACCTACCTCCGTGCCCAGATGGTGTTGAACCTGGACGTGCTAGCTCACGAGAGGGATCACTTCGTCCGTGCTGCTTTGTACAGTATCCTGAGAAACACGGCTGAGCCGTACGAAGTGCGTGTGTCAGCGATCCTGAACATCTTCATGACTCGTCCGACGGTTGCGATGATGCAGGCAATGGCTGAGATGACCCACAAGGACCCGAGCTTATACGTCCGCGCTGCGCTTAAGGAAGGCATCCAGTCTGCTGCTGAACTTAAGGACCCGCGTTATCTGACCCT CGCCAGGACCGCCCAAGCCGCCAAACCTTCCCTCACCAAGGACGACTTCGGCAGCCTCAACCTCGCCAAGAAGTTCGGCGAGTATTTCGGCAGGGAGGAGTCTGGCATGATGAACGTCATGTCGTCCGTCAGCAGCGAGGAGTCGCTGTTCCCCAAGACCTGGAAGTACTCGTGGAAGAGCAGGGCCTATGGATATCCTAGGATGAACACA ATTGCCGCATCATTCTCGAACTACCGTCAATTCATCGATCTGCTTGTGCGAAAGATGACCACAGAGAGACAGACCGCTCCCCAATCGGCCGAGCACAAATACTCCGCTGAAAAGATCGCTGAAATGCTGAACATCAAGCACGACTCCCAGAAACCCCTCCTGGCGTCCTTCTTCATCGACTTCATGAACCAGCAGAGATATTTCAGCCTGACTCAAGAAGATATGGACCGACTCCCAACCCTCCTCGGAGAGTTTTTGTCTAATCTCAACAAGGGTTATGATATCCACTACACCAAGGTGTTCAACCAGGCTCAGGTCTCCATCATGTTCCCTCTTGCGTCCGGCATGCCTTTCATCTACAAATACAAAGAGCCTACCGTTGTCCACATCCAAGCTAAATCTAAGGGCCAAATCAACATCCCGTCTATCCGGAACCGTGAATATTCCATGAAGCAAGATAATGAGATACAGTTCACATACGCCAAAAACATTGAGGGTAGCGTCGGTTTCTTGAATACGCTGGACGGTCATTTTGTCAGCGCGGGCATTGTCACCAAACACCAGGTTAACGCTGCCGCAAAGGTCCAAATGGAAGCCAAACCTGGAGAGGTTAAAATGCGTCTGGAACCCCTCCGCCCTGAGCAGGACACAACGATTGCTTACTTCAGCGTGTGGCCTTACACGGCCAATCAGAAGAAGGATTCTCTGACTCCATTATCCCTCGACCCGACCACGAAAGTCATCATGCGTAGAAACAAAGTGATGTCTGTTGACTACAAGTTCGGACAGAGCACTGGCACCCAGTTCCAGCTACAAGGATACTCGTATTCCAACGACTACAGGAACTTCGGAACCATGATGCAGGGCCAGGATCTGCTGTCGAATATCATCTTCGCTCTGAATCAGAGAGACGTTGCCATGACGCACTTAAACTTTAGATATATTGGAAAGCAGTCCCAAACCAAAGCAATTGCTATCACCGTTGCTTACG ACACTCTCTACAATCAAAAAGAGCCCGAAGTTCCTATAGTAGCGTCCGAAATCGAAGACGTTACCCCTATTAGCGCGACCCGCCGTCAAGAGATCGTGAAGCGTGCTGTGGCTGGCATCAAGTACGCCAGAGCTCAGATCATTGACCTCAGCGCCACCTTCGAGGGACCCCAGAAAGCTGAATATATGCTCACCGCCGCCGTTGGAGACAGCAAAGTTGATCCCAAGATCAGATACGCTTTCTTCGCAGCCAGAAACTCGGCCAAATACGGAAACAACCAGATCAACTCTGTCGGCAAACTAAACAAGCCTGTGGCATCCGCTTTGAACTTCGTTGAAGCCCTGCAGAAGGAACTGAAGGCCAGTTTTGAAGTGGACTTCAACCTCGGCCAGAAGAACGGAAATATTCAGATCAAGGGATCAGCCGAGCGCACCAAAAAAGCTACTGAGGAGATCCAACAGAGCCCCTGGGCCAAGCAGAGCGTCCAAGAAATCGCCCGCAACAACTACTACCAGGAGGCCAGCAGAATGATGATCGAAATGGCGTACGCTCCTACTCACGTTCAGGCTTCGGTATCTTACAAAGATTTAAGCCCTTCCGTCATTAACATGACCTACCAAGCTTACAAGGCATTGACCACCTACGGTTACTGGTATTCTGATATCAACATAATGAAAAAATCCGCGGAGGGTAAACTCGATTTCGATGCGGAGGCGTTCTACTTGGATAACTACCTTAACTTAAACATGATTTCACGATACGGCCATCTTAAGATGAACAACGTACCAATCCCCAAGACCAGCGCTGCTGCTTTGTCGTTCTACGAGCCGGTGAATGCTTATGAACGCGTTCTTAATCGCTTGACCAGGCAACAATACCTGC CCTACTGCAGCGTTGACGGCTCAAAGATCAGGACGTTCAGCAACCGCAGCTACGACTACACCCTGACCAGTTCCTGGCACGTGGTGGTCCAGGACAACGCTAAGTACGCTGGACAGCAGGGCGTGAGCAACGAGCAGCTCGTCATCCTGGCCAGAAGGCCTGAGGAGAAGGAGCAGGAGATCTATGTTTCGTACAA ATCTGACACTGGCAATCACTTGGAAATGGAAGTCCAGCCTGCTGCTAGTCTCAACTTGAAGGAAGGATTGAAAGTCACCACCAATGCCAAGAAAGTCTCCGATGGTGACTTCACCATGTACTGGGACGAAGCCATAGACGCCCCTCTTCTGTATTACTACAATACCGACGGTGCGTGGATGTTCGTGATTGGAGACGACCGTCTCCGCGGCATCTACGACGGCCAGAGACTCGTGATCTGGGCGAGCAAGAATCGTAACACCATCAGGGGAGTGTGCGGATACATGAGCGGCGAGCCCCGCGACGATTACCTTACCCAGTACGGTATCGTTGACAAACCTGAGCTCTACGCTGCTGCCTTCGCACTAAACACTGAGAACGCTGATTCTCACACCCAGCAATTGTCAAACCAAGTTCGCGAACAGGCCTACAAACCCCTCTATCACTTTACGTCTATTCTCCGATCAGACGACAAATGGAGACAAGAAATGGAGTCCTCAGACGAGGACCGTAGCAACATTGTGTACAGAGCTCGCAGCTTCCAGAAGCAACAAGGACCTTGCCACATGGAAAAGCAAGTGCAGTACTATCAGACCGACAAGGAAATTTGCATTTCCACGGTCCAGGTGCCCGCCTGTGAGAAGCATTGCAGAGGTCTGAACTACCAGGTCCGACCGGTCCAGGTTGTCTGCCGGCCAGCAACTGATCCGCAGTTCCAGAACTACAGAAACCAGATCCAGAGAGGAGAAAACCCTCAAGTCAGCGGCCAGCAGCAAGCTGCCCAGTACAGGGTTCCCAGTTCTTGCCAGGCTTAA